The Eublepharis macularius isolate TG4126 chromosome 3, MPM_Emac_v1.0, whole genome shotgun sequence genome has a window encoding:
- the LOC129325925 gene encoding putative lipoyltransferase 2, mitochondrial: MRAGPAVRLVRLGRASYAASRAAQERCVRRQRAEAEAAAGAPAGRLVVWEPSGPVFTAGLRGAAEARRLRALGAGFERAGRGGLLTFHGPGQLVAYPVLDLRRLGLPLRAYVAALERLGRAAAAALGLPHARALPPPCTGVWVGDAKLCAIGVHCGRHITSHGLALNCCTDLTWFDHIVPCGLEGKGVTSLSQELQRHVSVEEATEPFLDAFQEVFKCTLTDSEEPLS, translated from the exons ATGCGGGCCGGGCCGGCGGTGCGGCTGGTGCGGCTGGGCCGGGCCTCGTACGCGGCCTCGCGGGCGGCCCAGGAGCGCTGCGTGCGGCGGCAGCGGGCCGAGGCCGAGGCCGCGGCGGGGGCCCCGGCGGGCCGGCTGGTGGTGTGGGAGCCGTCGGGCCCGGTGTTCACGGCGGGGCTGCGGGGCGCGGCGGAGGCGCGGCGGCTGCGGGCGCTGGGGGCCGGCTTCGAGCGGGCGGGCCGCGGCGGCCTGCTGACCTTCCACGGGCCCGGGCAGCTGGTGGCCTACCCGGTGCTGGACCTGCGCCGCCTGGGCCTGCCGCTGCGCGCCTACGTGGCCGCCCTGGAGCGCCTgggccgcgccgccgccgccgccctcggCCTGCCCCACGCCCGCGCCCTGCCGCCGCCCTGCACCGGCGTCTGGGTGGGCGACGCCAAGCTCTGCGCCATCG GTGTCCACTGTGGGAGGCATATAACGTCGCATGGCCTGGCTTTGAACTGCTGCACCGATTTGACGTGGTTTGACCACATCGTTCCTTGCGGACTGGAAGGAAAAGGGGTGACCTCCCTAAGTCAAGAACTCCAGAGGCATGTGTCTGTTGAAGAAGCCACCGAACCTTTCTTGGATGCTTTTCAGGAGGTGTTTAAGTGCACTTTAACTGACTCTGAAGAACCTTTGAGCTAG